The following are encoded together in the Bacillus sp. V2I10 genome:
- a CDS encoding TetR/AcrR family transcriptional regulator has translation MSKKRQNTVNRREEIISAAIEVFAQEGYYRATTMKIAEKAKISQPYIFRFFSSKELILEEALKVSWSRINDSFLQVIRSAKVENLEKELIAAYTEIMNHNENEILLQMQAQTIREENIIKVMQEEFMKIQSTVLNAFKTSGMENPSEKTLLFLARGMLCNISLSLQLPELMKIDD, from the coding sequence TTGTCAAAAAAAAGGCAAAATACAGTTAACAGGCGAGAAGAAATTATTTCAGCAGCTATTGAAGTTTTTGCACAAGAAGGTTATTATCGGGCAACTACAATGAAAATTGCAGAAAAGGCTAAAATTTCTCAACCATATATTTTTCGTTTTTTTTCCTCAAAAGAGCTTATACTTGAGGAGGCATTAAAGGTTTCTTGGTCAAGAATTAATGATTCCTTTTTACAAGTTATTCGATCAGCTAAAGTCGAAAATCTTGAAAAGGAACTTATTGCAGCTTATACAGAGATTATGAACCATAATGAAAATGAAATTTTATTACAAATGCAGGCACAAACAATAAGGGAAGAAAACATTATAAAGGTTATGCAAGAAGAGTTTATGAAGATTCAATCTACTGTACTGAATGCTTTTAAAACTTCTGGCATGGAGAATCCCTCTGAAAAAACATTATTATTTTTAGCAAGAGGCATGTTATGCAATATTTCTTTATCTCTGCAACTTCCAGAACTAATGAAAATAGACGATTAA
- a CDS encoding NAD-dependent epimerase/dehydratase family protein, whose amino-acid sequence MKKVIVLGATGGTGMAIVEELIKREIQTIAFGRSITKLNQLKQKLGNSELLSLQEGNAFDYMSIYEASKEVDVIFQCVSVPYHEMETSQLTLGRAVMTAANKLGKKIVFVDGIYPYGKATKKFVDEEHSKKPHTKKGKIKLELEKLIFSDQWNGANPVIVRLPDYYGPSANINSYLGMTILNISKGKLSSYIGSLNMHREYIYLPDAAKMIIELAENQKAYGQNWNIPGNKITGRKLVQLAQTSAAQKKPVIPLKKTTIKIIGWFSPVMREMVEMSYLTETPVFLDGSKYEQHIGPIIQTPFEIGIHHTIQALKK is encoded by the coding sequence ATGAAGAAAGTCATAGTCCTAGGTGCAACTGGTGGAACTGGGATGGCTATTGTAGAAGAATTAATAAAAAGAGAGATTCAAACAATAGCCTTTGGACGTTCCATAACTAAACTTAATCAGTTAAAACAAAAACTCGGTAATTCTGAGTTATTATCCCTGCAAGAAGGAAATGCATTTGACTATATGAGTATTTATGAAGCATCAAAAGAAGTTGATGTTATTTTTCAATGTGTATCTGTTCCTTATCATGAAATGGAAACGTCACAACTAACTTTAGGTAGAGCTGTAATGACTGCAGCAAATAAATTAGGAAAAAAAATTGTGTTTGTAGATGGGATTTATCCTTATGGTAAAGCAACAAAAAAGTTTGTAGATGAAGAGCATTCAAAAAAACCTCATACAAAAAAAGGGAAAATAAAACTTGAATTAGAAAAGCTTATTTTTAGCGATCAGTGGAACGGGGCAAATCCAGTAATTGTAAGATTGCCAGATTATTATGGCCCCTCTGCTAATATTAACTCTTATTTAGGCATGACCATCTTAAATATTTCAAAAGGAAAATTATCCTCATATATAGGCTCTTTAAATATGCATAGAGAATATATTTATTTGCCCGATGCAGCAAAAATGATTATTGAACTTGCTGAAAACCAAAAGGCATATGGACAAAATTGGAACATACCTGGAAATAAAATAACAGGTAGAAAGCTTGTCCAACTTGCACAAACTTCCGCTGCACAAAAAAAACCAGTGATTCCTCTCAAAAAGACAACCATCAAAATAATTGGATGGTTTAGTCCTGTCATGCGTGAAATGGTAGAAATGTCTTATTTAACTGAAACACCTGTTTTTCTTGACGGAAGTAAATATGAACAGCATATTGGCCCTATTATTCAAACACCCTTTGAAATAGGTATACACCATACTATCCAGGCATTAAAGAAATAA